The sequence below is a genomic window from Sphingobium sp. EP60837.
CGGATCATTCGGTCTTCCTGGCCGGCCATGTTCGATTTGAGGTCGCCTTCGCGGCGGTTGGCGGCGACGCTGTTCGCGCTGACGGCGCCCGCTTGGCTCGAACGGGCGGAAGCCAGCTTGGACTGAAGCTCCGACAGCAGTGCATTTGCGGCGGTCATGGAAGGGTGATTGGGGCCCAATGTCTTCGACAGTTCGGAAACCTTGGCTGACTGGGTCGCCACCTGCTCTTGCAGGTTCTGCACGATCAGCGAACCTTCAATGTCGGATACCGCGCCCGCACCAGCCTTGCCCCGCGCTGCGGCGGCTTCCGCCTGCGCCTGCGTCAGCTGATAGGACATGTTCTTCAGCTTCTCGGCCTCAAGGTCCATGCGGTTGATGCCGATGATGTCATGCGCCCGCTGGAAGTCGGACAGACGCCTCTGCGCCAGTTCGTAGCGGCGACGCACTTCCTGCGTCTGCTCGTCGAACCATTTCGCCGATCCGCGGGCAGGGGAGGCGCGCAGTTCCACCTGTTCGCGCATGTAAGTGGTGGCGATCAGATTGGCGACTTTCGCGGCCACCTGGGGATTGGGATCCAAATATTGAATCTGCAACACGTTGCTCTGTCGCCCGGTGGTGATCGTCGTATTCTTGGCGACCTGTGAGGCTGCGGATTGCAATCGCGCTTCGGCGGGCATGTCGGCAGGCTGCGCGTTAACGAACCCCGCCTGCTTGGCGACCGCGTTCATCACCTTTCCGCTGCGGATGATGTCGGTCTGTGTCCCCAATATGGATTCTGTGTCGGGCTTTGCCCCCTGCGCCGTGTTGGTGTCGGTCGGATCGGTTTGCGACAGATCGAGTAGCAGCGATGCCGTGCCCATATATTGTCGTGGCTGAAGGAAGGCGGTGATGGCGATCGCCAGGAACAATATGCCCCCGATAATCGCGGCCATCCGCCAGCGCGCCTGCACTGCGGACAACAGGTCGATAGGGTTCATGGTCATAGCCCGTCCACTCCCTTCAGCATGGCCCGCATCTCTTCGGCAGGCGTGGGGGCAGGGGGTGCGCTCGGCACCGGCTGCTTCGCCATCAGCAGCAGGAATTGCGGCGCAAGCGTGTCCTCAAACATGAACAACTCGCCGCCCGGCATGGACGTGAGAGCGGGCTCCAGCCGCCGCATCGCCTCAGCCGCCTGACCTTCGTTGATCGATCCGCCGCCCAGCACTTCATGACCAAGCCGCACCAGCCGGTCATAGGAAATCAGCGACATTTGCGATGCAGCCACGCCCGCCAGCGCAATCATGCGCCGGCTCGCATGGGCTTCCCACAGCACGCGCTGAAACAGCGCATGCGTGGCGCCGCTCATTTCGGCCCAATCCTCTAGCGCGGACGCGAGCCCCTGCTCTACATCGGCCAACGTCATGCGGTCCCGTCCGCCTGCCTCGGTCACCAGTGCCGCCTGCATCCCGAACAGCCGGGCATGATAGGGCGACCCCATGGCAGCGCCCGCCAGCGCATCAAGCGCATCGGGATCCAGCCGCAGCTGCGCATTGTCTGCGCAGCTCATCAGCAGTCTTTCCAACTCGGGCTTCGGGATTGGCGCCACCCGTTGAGGTGCGATGTGCCGCCGCAGCGAGGGATGAGCAGCAATCAGTCCATCGACATCTCCCGCAATGCCTACGAGCACCACCTGCACCGGCGAATGAATGTCGGTCAGCAGCTTCAGCAGTGTCGCGACGTCCGACTTCGCCTCGTCGGATCGTACCCGGTCATATTCGTCCAGGATCAGGATAGAACGCTGACGCACGTCTTCCACTAGCAACGCGGCCAAGCGCGTCACGTCCAGAGGCTCATTCATCAGCTTTCGCGCTTTTTCCTGTCCGGCCGCACTCATCGGCAGTTCGGAAAGGAAAGGCCGGAACAGCGAGTCGAAGTCGGCGTCGCCGCTCGCGGATCCGTAAAGCGCAACGCAGCCAGCTTCGTCCGCCAAGTCGCCAAACACCCGCGCGAGCGATGTCTTGCCCGATCCCCGTGTGCCAAAGATGACCGCATGTTTCCGCTGGACGACGATTGCCTCGACCAGCTTTTCCAGTTCGCTGTTGCGCCCGGCCAAGCCGTGGCGATCCGTTACGGGCATCGCCGTGCTGAAAGCGTTGTAGATGGAATCCCGCCGCAGACTGATTGGCTTCAGCGGTGCGGCGATAGCGCCCATCGACAGAGGCCGGGGGCCTTCATCGGCATTCTCTTCTTTCTGGATTGGCCGAAAGCCGGGCGACACGGGCGTGTCGAGCAACAGGGGCTCGGCTGCTGCCATGCGCGGCCCCCCGGCAGAGGCGTCGGAACGGGCGATGTTGCGGCGAAAGGACATGAGCCAGTCCAGCATTCCGCTGGGCCGGTCATTCACGAAGCCATGATCGATTGCGGTCAAAACAGCTTCTCCCGGATGATGAGGACGTCTTCAGGCTGAACCGGATCATCCAGGTTCGCCTGTATTTCCTTCCCCCCCCGGCGTACTTTTATGCGTTTGGTGGAACCGGCCAGCGTCGGGCCGCCCGCCAGCGCGAGCGCCTGACGGAAGCTTTGACCCGGCACGAAAGAAAAGGCGCCCGGCTGCTGCACCTGGCCGTAAACATAGACTTTCTCTGCAGGCGGCACGAACAATATGTCCCCCGCCTTTAACTGCCTGCTGCCGCCCACCGCCATGTCGGCCAGCGATATGCGCACCGGCCCGCTGCCATCGGCTGGCGTCAGGATGACCGCATTGGCCCCGTCCTTGGTCGATCCGCCAGCCTTTGCTAACATCGACGCGACAGTATAGCCGCGATCCAGTGGATAATTGCCCGCTTGCGGCACATTTCCCAGCACCGTTACGAAGCGGCTCACATAATTGCTCACCTCCACATTGACGGAGGGATTGGTAAGGAATCCGCCGCTCGCATAGCTGGATGAGATTGCCTGGGCGAGCTGCGAACTGGTCTTGCCGCGGGCAGAGACTGGGCCGATCAGAGCGAGGGTGATCGTTCCATCTTCCTTGATCCGCGTCGTGGTCGATAGGTCCGGTTGACCGAAAATGGCGATCTTCACCTCATCATCCGGGCCCAGCTGATAACCGGCGTCGGCAATGGGCTGCGCTGGCGCAGCTGCCGTGGCGGTGGCCGCCGCGCCAGCCGTTTGGGCAGACGCAGCCATTGGACCGGCCGAGGCCAGGAAGATCGAAAGGCTGGTCAGGAGAGTCTCTGTTTTCACAGCTCATGCTCCATCATGTTCGAGGGTCAAAATCGGAACGCCGCGCCCAGTGTCACCTGAGTGCCGCTGAATTCGGCGACATCCGTGTCAGTGCGCCGCTTGTAGTGCTGCGCATCCAGCGTGATGTCCGCGCGATCGGTCAGTTTCCGCTTCAGCAGAGCGCCAAAGCGCTGGTTCCGGTCCGCCGTGATCGAAAAGGGGCGGAGCGCCGCGTCTTGCCGGAACTTGCGCCGTTCCCACTCTCCATAAAGGCCCACCGAAGTCAGCTCGGAAATCGCGAACTCGCCTTGCAGGCGATACCTCGTGCGGATGGCGAAGCCGCTGGCGATCAGGCTGTCATTGACGATGCTGCGCTCCGTT
It includes:
- a CDS encoding ATP-binding protein, coding for MDHGFVNDRPSGMLDWLMSFRRNIARSDASAGGPRMAAAEPLLLDTPVSPGFRPIQKEENADEGPRPLSMGAIAAPLKPISLRRDSIYNAFSTAMPVTDRHGLAGRNSELEKLVEAIVVQRKHAVIFGTRGSGKTSLARVFGDLADEAGCVALYGSASGDADFDSLFRPFLSELPMSAAGQEKARKLMNEPLDVTRLAALLVEDVRQRSILILDEYDRVRSDEAKSDVATLLKLLTDIHSPVQVVLVGIAGDVDGLIAAHPSLRRHIAPQRVAPIPKPELERLLMSCADNAQLRLDPDALDALAGAAMGSPYHARLFGMQAALVTEAGGRDRMTLADVEQGLASALEDWAEMSGATHALFQRVLWEAHASRRMIALAGVAASQMSLISYDRLVRLGHEVLGGGSINEGQAAEAMRRLEPALTSMPGGELFMFEDTLAPQFLLLMAKQPVPSAPPAPTPAEEMRAMLKGVDGL
- a CDS encoding polysaccharide biosynthesis/export family protein, with product MKTETLLTSLSIFLASAGPMAASAQTAGAAATATAAAPAQPIADAGYQLGPDDEVKIAIFGQPDLSTTTRIKEDGTITLALIGPVSARGKTSSQLAQAISSSYASGGFLTNPSVNVEVSNYVSRFVTVLGNVPQAGNYPLDRGYTVASMLAKAGGSTKDGANAVILTPADGSGPVRISLADMAVGGSRQLKAGDILFVPPAEKVYVYGQVQQPGAFSFVPGQSFRQALALAGGPTLAGSTKRIKVRRGGKEIQANLDDPVQPEDVLIIREKLF
- a CDS encoding GNVR domain-containing protein, yielding MTMNPIDLLSAVQARWRMAAIIGGILFLAIAITAFLQPRQYMGTASLLLDLSQTDPTDTNTAQGAKPDTESILGTQTDIIRSGKVMNAVAKQAGFVNAQPADMPAEARLQSAASQVAKNTTITTGRQSNVLQIQYLDPNPQVAAKVANLIATTYMREQVELRASPARGSAKWFDEQTQEVRRRYELAQRRLSDFQRAHDIIGINRMDLEAEKLKNMSYQLTQAQAEAAAARGKAGAGAVSDIEGSLIVQNLQEQVATQSAKVSELSKTLGPNHPSMTAANALLSELQSKLASARSSQAGAVSANSVAANRREGDLKSNMAGQEDRMIRMSEVQDQLMVLQRDVDAARQTYDTVRQRFNEATLKSQISQPNASPLDEASVPLLPAKPNLMLWLIAGVALGLVGGVAAVIIAEILKPRVRSAAGVARATEVEVITELVPVPVAGGWFFKQQEAA